In Sulfurimonas sp., the sequence CGTTACACTGATCCTGCTTGGTCAGGTGTTAGAGCTTAGAGCTCGTACACGTACATCAGCAGCAATAAAAAGTCTTCTTGGATTAGCACCAAAAACAGCAAGAGTTATTCAAGAAGATGGAAGTGAAAAAGATCTGGACTTAAACCTTGTCCAAAAAGGTGATCACCTTCGTATACGCCCTGGTGAAAAAGTCCCAGTTGACGGAATAGTACTAGAAGGAAGCTCTACACTTGATGAATCAATGGTCACTGGAGAAGCGATCCCAGTTCATAAAGAAGTAGGAGCACAACTCATTGGTGCAACGATCAACAAAACAGGATCACTTATAATGCAAGCTGAAAAAGTCGGCAATGAAACTCTGTTATCAAGAATTGTAACAATGGTTGCAGAAGCTCAGCGAAGTCGTGCACCAATCCAAAACCTTGCAGATATAGCTGCATCTTATTTTGTACCTGCTGTAATATTTATCGCAATTACTACATTTATTTTATGGGCAATTTACGGTCCTGAACCTAGTATGACATATGCCTTAATCAATGCCGTAGCAGTCCTAATCATAGCTTGTCCATGTGCTCTTGGTTTAGCAACACCTATGTCAATAATGGTTGCAATGGGTAAAGGAGCAAGTAACGGTATACTATATAAAAATGCCGAAGCTATCGAAAACATGCGTAAAGTGAACTTACTATTGGTAGATAAAACAGGGACATTGACTAAGGGGCACCCTGAAGTAGTAGGTATTGTACCAAGTGCTGATGTAGATGAAAAGATCATGCTCGGTTTTGCTGCATCACTTGAAAGAAGTAGTGAGCACCCTCTTGCTGAAGCTATTATTGAAGCATCAGATGGCATAAAACTAGAAGAAGTTAATGAATTTGATTCAGTTACCGGTAAAGGGATCAAAGGGAAAATAAACGACGAGATTATTATTCTTGGCAACATGGCAATGATGCAAGAACACAATATAGACTTAGAACCATTGAGTAAAGAGTTTAAACAAAGAGAAAGTAGCGGGCAAACTGTTATGTTTTTGGCAAAGAATAACACTTTAATAGGCCTTATTGCAGTATCTGATCCTATAAAAGATGAGATGAAAGAGACAATAACCACACTTCACGAGCAAAATATCAAAATCGTTATGCTAACAGGTGACAATGAAGGAACTGCACGTGCCGTTGCAAATCAACTTGGAATTGATGATTTTGAAGCCCAACTTTTGCCTGAAGATAAAGTAGATGCACTTAAAAAGTATAAATCAAAAGGCTACACTATTGCCATGGCTGGTGATGGCGTAAATGATGCACCAGCGTTAGCTCTTGCAGATGTTGGAATTGCTATGGGAACCGGTGCCGATATTGCAATGGAAACAGCTGATCTGACTCTTGTGAAAGGTGATTTGAAAAAAATTCTACATGCTAGAAAACTAAGTGCCTTAACGATCAGAAATATTAAACAAAACCTTTTCTTCGCTTTTGTATACAACTCTCTTGGTATACCTCTAGCCGCAGGAGTGTTTTATCCGTTTTTCGGAATTTTATTAAGCCCTATTATTGCAGCTGCTGCAATGAGTTTTAGTTCAGTATCTGTAATTGCAAATGCATTACGTCTTCAAACAAAAGATATTAACTAAGGTACTGTTATTTAGTTTTGTCTGCAATAATTCCTTGCAAAAATGCTCCAAGCAGGATATATGCAGATAAAATAAGCGTAAACCCAAGTCCGAAATAAGCGATCATCACAGGTATCCAAGGAAGCTTTATTGCTCTTGCGTAAAAAAATGCAATTATAAGCCCTTCCCTAGCCCCTTCATTTCGCATCTGTGAGAGGATCGGATACCAAATATAAGTAGAACCATGACTAAGCAAACCTCCAAGTATAGCTATTATCCACCCTTTTAAACCACTATCTTCACCTATATGTTTAACCATATTTTTTGTCTTTATAAGTGTTGTGAAAGTAGCCATCAGTAAAAGAACAACAGCTATTATCGGTGCTATAGATCTTAAAATCTCATAACTCTTTTTTAGTGCATCAGTTGCTACAGATGAGTCTATAAAAGCAGTAACTATATATATTGTTATAGTTATTATTAGCATTATCCACGAGATCTTATTTTTAGGCTTTTTACTCATCTTAAGATCTCCAGAGTTATAACCGTAAAAAACGAGATTATAAAAGTAAAAATAAATGCCAACAAATTTCTAACTACAGTAAAACGACCTCCAAACAGACTCCACTCTAGCGGCAACTGTATAACTCCCAAAGTTACCCATGCCAATATAAACGCACTAACCGCATACAGTGATACACCCTCTTTTAAAAGCTCTCCACCGAGTATATAACTTACAAAAGGCTGACCTACAGATACACCTCCGATTATTGTACCGACAAACATATCGTGTATTGCATTTGAGTTAAACACAGAGTGGATCATATCAGGCGTTAATATTGTTTGAAGTAGCCCGACAAGGCCAATTACGGCTATGAGCATAGGTGCGATCATAATAAATGATTTTTTAGTGTTAGTTAAAATCTCTTTGCAGTTTAGGCATGAAAACATTGGCAAGGCTCTCCTTTTTCAAAATTTTATCATATATATTTTTTTAGAGTATAATTGCTACATCTGATATTGAGTATTTAAAGGATCACCAATTAAGTTTTTAAAAAATGTTTTTAAATCTTTTTTAGTATTAGTACTTGTATTATACATAGCGTCATGCTGTTTTATATATATTAAACAGGATGCTATACTTTACCATCCTAAACCAAAGGGTATTAACAATTTTAAAGAAAAAGTATTTGAGAACGAAGGTGAGTCTATACATGCAACCTTGGTAAACGAAGGACAAAAAAAAGCGATCATCTATTTTGGCGGTAATGCTGAAGATGTAGAGTACAACTTTCTTCGCTTTACAATGACTTTTAAAAAGCATACTGTTTATCTTGTACAGTATCGCGGGTACCTAAACTCCACTGGTATACCGAATGAAAAAAGCCTCTATTCAGATGCACTTCATATATATGATCAGATAAAAAACAGATATGAAAGTGTATCTGTAATTGGCAGAAGTCTCGGTTCTGGCATAGCTACATATTTGGCATCTAAAAGAGAGATTGAAAAGCTTGTACTTGTAACTCCGTTTGACAGCATAGAAAAAGTTGCACAACAAAAATTTAAAATCTTTCCTATATCTTTGATGTTAAGAGATAAATATGATTCTGCATCAAGAATAGAAGATATAGATACAGATACGCTGATCATTTATGCCCAAAACGATATGACTGTATATAATGAGCGAACAAAGGAGCTTATAAAAGAGTTTCCAAAGTCTCAACTTAGTGTAAAACTCTTAAAAAATGAGACACACAATTCTGTACTTGAAAATGTGGAGTACTACACCTATATGAAAAAGTTTTTTTATTAACCTATACTTGATATTTCTTTTCTAAATAGATAAACTATAAAATTATATTATAAAAGGATCTACTATGGTAAAGACAATTGAACTTAGCGGAACAAAAAAAGGTCTAATATCTATAACAAAGATTTCACAACCTTATGGACCAGGTAGCAACGATGTAGCAAGTATTGGTATCTCATTAGCTGGTAGTACCGACAATCACGAATGGAAAGTACATATCCCATTAGATAACCTTGATGATGTTATAAAGGCTCTTCAAGAGTTAAAATGAGTCAATGTTTACAAATAAAGACTTAGTTGATCATCTAATAGATACAAATTCTTTATATTCAGAACAGATCATAGATGCATTTACTCATATAGACAGAAAAGATTTTATTCTAAACTATAGCAGTGAAGCATACTATGACTGTCCACTTCCTATAGGTGAGAATCAAACTATTTCACAACCCACAACCGTAGCTATGATGTTTGAGATGCTCTCACCTAAAAAAGGTGAATCTATTTTAGATATAGGAAGCGGTTCCGGATGGACTACGGCACTGCTTTCATACATAGTAAAAGATGAAGGTTCAGTTACAGGTTTGGAGAGAATTGATGAGCTTGTAGAACTTGGCAGAAAAAACCTTCAAAAATACAACTTTAAAAATTCAAAAATTTTAAAAGCTTCAGATACACTTGGAATAGACAACGAAAGTTTTGACAAGATCTTGGTATCTGCCTCAGCGGAACATATACCTTATGAGTTAACTAAACAGCTTAAAGAAGGCGGTAAACTTGTCATACCGGTTCGAAATTCTATATATGAAATAACTAAAGAAAAAAATGATAAACTAAATACCATAGAACATTACGGATTTGTATTTGTTCCTTTAATATATAAGGGTTAGGTTATGAAAAATGAGTAGTCCGGAGCTTATTGTTATACTTATAAATCTAAGCATTTTAAGCTTCTCTTACCTTTGGCTTTTTCCGCGTGTTGCAGGATCAGACGGTATGCAACTGGCAAAATACGATGCGGTGTCATTTGTTATAGCTATTAGTATATCTGGTATTTTGTTTTACGGCTCATACATAGAGTTTAATGCTCTGTTTTTGACACTTGACTGGTTTTGGTTTAGCGTACTTAGTTTTTTTGTCTTTGAAACACCCTATGCGCTTTGGTATTTCAATAAAAATAATGTCTGGGATTCTTTTAAATAAATAAAGGAGTGGTTATGAGATATATACGTTTTTTTAATGAGCTTAGTATAGGTGATGTGCCTCAGGTAGGTGGTAAGAACGCTTCACTTGGAGAGATGTATAACGAGCTTACATCTCAAAACATAAACATCCCTAACGGCTTTGCAACTACAAGCGAAGCTTATTGGCTTCTTTTAAGCCAAGATGATCTAAAAGAGAAGATCTATGAAACTCTTAAAAATATTGATGCAAAAAACACAAAAGAGCTTCAAGATAAAGGTAAAAAAGTTCGTGAGCTTATCTTAAATACAAAGATGCCAAAAGAGCTTGAAGATGAAATCAAAAATGCCTACACAAAACTATCAAAAGAGTACAGCTCAGATAGCACAGATGTAGCCGTTCGCTCATCTGGAACAGCTGAAGATCTACCGGATGCCTCGTTTGCAGGCCAGCAAGAGACATTTTTAAATGTAAATACTCCAAATGAACTACTCCACAGTGTACACAGATGTTTCGCATCACTCTTTAACGACAGAGCGATCAGCTACAGAGACTCCCGCGGATATGATCATTTCAAAGTCGCTCTCTCAGTTGGTGTTCAAAAAATGGTAAGAAGTGATGAGTCCTCAAGTGGAGTTATGTTCAGTATAGATACCCAAAGCGGATCAGACAAGCTTGTACTTATAAACTCAATCTGGGGACTTGGTGAAAATATAGTAAGTGGACGTGTAAATGCAGATGAGTTTTTAGTTTACAAACCTACTTTAAAAAAAGGTATAAACACCATACTAAAACGCTCTTTAGGAAGTAAAAAAGAGAGACTAATCTATGCAGATAGTAGTAAAAATACTCTAAATATAAAAACTAGTAAAGAGGAGCAAAACAGCTTTTCCATAGATGATCAAGATGTGATCGAACTTGCTAAACAGGCTGTTATTATAGAAGATCATTACAAAAAACCTATGGATATAGAGTGGGCTAAAGATGCAAAAGACAATAAGCTCTACATAGTTCAAGCACGTCCAGAAACAGTGCAAAGTAAAAAACAAACAAGCTCACATATACAGGAATACACTCTAAACTCCAAAGGTGCAAAAGTTTTAACTTCAGGTATAGCTGCAGGTGATCGCATAGGTAGCGGGAGGGTTCATATTATCAACGATATATCTGAATTTTCTGAATTTAAAGATGGTGAGGTTTTAGTAGCCCCTACTACAAATCCCGACTGGGAACCCGTTATGAAAAAAGCCTCTGCAGTAGTGACAGACAAAGGAAGCCGTACCTGCCATGCAGCCATAGTTGCACGCGAAATCGGTGTAACAGCGGTAGTAGGATGTGGAGATGCTACAAAAGTGCTAAAAAATGGCCAAAGTGTAACGGTAAGTTGTGCAAGCGGTAATGAGGGCTTTATATACGATGGAGAGTTAGATTACTCTGTTAAAGATATAGACTTAGCCGAGTTAAAACCAACAAAGACTCATCTGTTTATGAACGTAGCTGATCCAAGCCAGGCGTTCAAACTAGCACAGATGCCAAATGACGGTGTTGGTCTTGCTAGAATGGAGTTTATAATGAACCACTCTATAAACACACACCCTATGGCTTTGGTTGATATGCACAAAGGTAAAAGCGTAAGAGATGAAGAGAAGATCAGAGCATTTATGGCACCATATACTGATGCTAAAGAGTTCTTTATAAACAGGCTCAGCGAAGGTATAGGCACTATAGCTGCAGCATTTTATCCTAAACCCGTAATAGTAAGAACGAGTGATTTTAAAAGCAACGAGTATAAAAATATGCCTGGCGGATTTGATTATGAAGCTGAGGAAGAAAACCCGATGATCGGATTTCGAGGAGCTAGCAGATACTACGATGAGAGTTGTAGAGAATCATTTGAGTGGGAATGTGAGGCTTTAAAATTTGTACGTGATGATATGGGACTTGATAACGTAAAAGTGATGTTTCCATTTGTCAGAACTGTTGATGAGGGTAAAAAAGTTATAGAGGTTATGAACTCTCAGGGGCTGGCACAGGGGAAAAATAATCTTGAAGTATATGCAATGTGTGAAATACCTGCAAATGTAATACTGGCAGATGAGTTTTTAGAAGTGTTTGATGGCTTCTCGATAGGTTCTAACGATCTTACTCAGCTAACCCTTGGTGTTGACAGGGACAGTGCCAAGATTGCCCATATATTTGATGAGAGAAACAACGCGATCAAAAAGATGCTTAAGATGGTTATAGATGTATCAAACGAAAAAGGAAAGTACATAGGAATATGTGGTCAGGCTCCATCAGATTATCCTGAGATAACCAAGTTTTTGGTCGAGTCTGGGATCAGTTCTATATCTTTAAACCCTGACTCACTTTATAAGATGCATAAGGTAGTTACAGAGCTAGAGGGTAAAACTTAGTTGTTTAAACAACTACTATATTTCGACCCTTATTCTTAGCCTCATATAGTTTCATATCACAGGTCTTCATCCACTGCTTCCAGTCTTTAACTGAACTGAGACCGGCTACACCAATACTGACAGTTACACTGCGATCCGGTATTAATGAAAGGTTTTCAATACCCTTTCGTATTTTTTCTGCTATGTCAATGCTATTAGCTCCATCTGTATTGTATAGCAGAACCAAAAATTCTTCTCCTCCGATTCTAAATGCCTTGTCACTCTCTCTAAGAGAGTTCTTTAAAAATTCTCCAAGCTGTATGAGAACGTGATCACCAGTATCATGACCTAATTCATCATTAATGTTCTTAAAATGATCAACGTCCATAATAATTAGTGTGTGTGCGGTATTTGTTCGATTAGCTTGATGAATCGCATGTTCCAAAAAGTCTTTAAGCATTGTCCTATTGTATAAACCGGTTAGCTTGTCAGTAATAGCCATTTTTTGCAGATCACTATATTGCTTGGATACTACATGAAGAAAAACAGCCGAATATGCACTAACCAATGAGAATGTTATAGTGAACCTGATAGCTTCGTCCGTCGCAAAAAGATACCACACTACGGGAATATTAACCAGTGCAAATATAATATTTGACATCCATGCCTGACGCTCTGACATCATGAAGTAATATAAAATTAGTGTCGAATAACACCAATAGGTACCGGTTATTCCAACAAAGTTTGTTAGATAAGCTACAAATAACGTTGTAAAAGGGGTAAGCCAGATAAACGTATAAATAGTTTTATATATTTTTCTCTTACAAGCCCAGGCAACCAAGTATAGACTCAATGAGGTAATAAAAGCACCTATAC encodes:
- a CDS encoding copper-translocating P-type ATPase, which produces MEHQRKNSTCEIAGGECDSEPALNTKIQYTCPMHPEIIQDSPGSCPKCGMALEPMQVTLQEEDDSEYNKMRLRFILSIIFAFPLLIFSMGDMFPGEPISNLVGTKGRIWGELLFATPICTWIAWPFYVKGIKSLKGFNLNMFTLIALGVSVAYSYSMVAAMLPNIFPESFQGADGDVAVYFEASGVIVTLILLGQVLELRARTRTSAAIKSLLGLAPKTARVIQEDGSEKDLDLNLVQKGDHLRIRPGEKVPVDGIVLEGSSTLDESMVTGEAIPVHKEVGAQLIGATINKTGSLIMQAEKVGNETLLSRIVTMVAEAQRSRAPIQNLADIAASYFVPAVIFIAITTFILWAIYGPEPSMTYALINAVAVLIIACPCALGLATPMSIMVAMGKGASNGILYKNAEAIENMRKVNLLLVDKTGTLTKGHPEVVGIVPSADVDEKIMLGFAASLERSSEHPLAEAIIEASDGIKLEEVNEFDSVTGKGIKGKINDEIIILGNMAMMQEHNIDLEPLSKEFKQRESSGQTVMFLAKNNTLIGLIAVSDPIKDEMKETITTLHEQNIKIVMLTGDNEGTARAVANQLGIDDFEAQLLPEDKVDALKKYKSKGYTIAMAGDGVNDAPALALADVGIAMGTGADIAMETADLTLVKGDLKKILHARKLSALTIRNIKQNLFFAFVYNSLGIPLAAGVFYPFFGILLSPIIAAAAMSFSSVSVIANALRLQTKDIN
- a CDS encoding permease, with amino-acid sequence MSKKPKNKISWIMLIITITIYIVTAFIDSSVATDALKKSYEILRSIAPIIAVVLLLMATFTTLIKTKNMVKHIGEDSGLKGWIIAILGGLLSHGSTYIWYPILSQMRNEGAREGLIIAFFYARAIKLPWIPVMIAYFGLGFTLILSAYILLGAFLQGIIADKTK
- a CDS encoding permease, translated to MFSCLNCKEILTNTKKSFIMIAPMLIAVIGLVGLLQTILTPDMIHSVFNSNAIHDMFVGTIIGGVSVGQPFVSYILGGELLKEGVSLYAVSAFILAWVTLGVIQLPLEWSLFGGRFTVVRNLLAFIFTFIISFFTVITLEILR
- a CDS encoding alpha/beta hydrolase yields the protein MVNEGQKKAIIYFGGNAEDVEYNFLRFTMTFKKHTVYLVQYRGYLNSTGIPNEKSLYSDALHIYDQIKNRYESVSVIGRSLGSGIATYLASKREIEKLVLVTPFDSIEKVAQQKFKIFPISLMLRDKYDSASRIEDIDTDTLIIYAQNDMTVYNERTKELIKEFPKSQLSVKLLKNETHNSVLENVEYYTYMKKFFY
- the pcm gene encoding protein-L-isoaspartate O-methyltransferase; translation: MFTNKDLVDHLIDTNSLYSEQIIDAFTHIDRKDFILNYSSEAYYDCPLPIGENQTISQPTTVAMMFEMLSPKKGESILDIGSGSGWTTALLSYIVKDEGSVTGLERIDELVELGRKNLQKYNFKNSKILKASDTLGIDNESFDKILVSASAEHIPYELTKQLKEGGKLVIPVRNSIYEITKEKNDKLNTIEHYGFVFVPLIYKG
- the ppsA gene encoding phosphoenolpyruvate synthase; the encoded protein is MRYIRFFNELSIGDVPQVGGKNASLGEMYNELTSQNINIPNGFATTSEAYWLLLSQDDLKEKIYETLKNIDAKNTKELQDKGKKVRELILNTKMPKELEDEIKNAYTKLSKEYSSDSTDVAVRSSGTAEDLPDASFAGQQETFLNVNTPNELLHSVHRCFASLFNDRAISYRDSRGYDHFKVALSVGVQKMVRSDESSSGVMFSIDTQSGSDKLVLINSIWGLGENIVSGRVNADEFLVYKPTLKKGINTILKRSLGSKKERLIYADSSKNTLNIKTSKEEQNSFSIDDQDVIELAKQAVIIEDHYKKPMDIEWAKDAKDNKLYIVQARPETVQSKKQTSSHIQEYTLNSKGAKVLTSGIAAGDRIGSGRVHIINDISEFSEFKDGEVLVAPTTNPDWEPVMKKASAVVTDKGSRTCHAAIVAREIGVTAVVGCGDATKVLKNGQSVTVSCASGNEGFIYDGELDYSVKDIDLAELKPTKTHLFMNVADPSQAFKLAQMPNDGVGLARMEFIMNHSINTHPMALVDMHKGKSVRDEEKIRAFMAPYTDAKEFFINRLSEGIGTIAAAFYPKPVIVRTSDFKSNEYKNMPGGFDYEAEEENPMIGFRGASRYYDESCRESFEWECEALKFVRDDMGLDNVKVMFPFVRTVDEGKKVIEVMNSQGLAQGKNNLEVYAMCEIPANVILADEFLEVFDGFSIGSNDLTQLTLGVDRDSAKIAHIFDERNNAIKKMLKMVIDVSNEKGKYIGICGQAPSDYPEITKFLVESGISSISLNPDSLYKMHKVVTELEGKT
- a CDS encoding GGDEF domain-containing protein, with translation MMSERQAWMSNIIFALVNIPVVWYLFATDEAIRFTITFSLVSAYSAVFLHVVSKQYSDLQKMAITDKLTGLYNRTMLKDFLEHAIHQANRTNTAHTLIIMDVDHFKNINDELGHDTGDHVLIQLGEFLKNSLRESDKAFRIGGEEFLVLLYNTDGANSIDIAEKIRKGIENLSLIPDRSVTVSIGVAGLSSVKDWKQWMKTCDMKLYEAKNKGRNIVVV